The Amycolatopsis umgeniensis DNA segment CGGCCGCTCCTCCCCGGAGAACTTCGCGGTGACACTGCCGAGGCCCGCCATCGTCGCGACGACGGTGTCGCCAGGGCTCACCGGGATCGCGCGCGTCATCGAACCCGGCAGCACGACGTGCCCCGGTTCGAGCGCGACACCGAGCGGCCCGACCGTGTTCGCGAGCCACACCAGCGCGTTCACCGGCGAGCCGAGTACCGCGCCACCGGCTCCGGTGGCCGCGATCTCGCCGTTCTGGTGCAGGACGCAGCCCACCAGCCGCAGGTCGATGTCGCCGATCGCGGTCGGCCTGCTGCCGAGGACGACCCCACCGGAGGACGCGTTGTCCGCGATGGTGTCGACGATGCTGATCCTCCAGTCCTGGATGCGGGAGTCGACGATCTCCAGCGCTGGCACCACGAAGTCCACCGCCCGCAGCGCGTCCGCCACCGTGACTCCGGGACCGCGCAGCCGCGAACCGAGTACGAACGCGATCTCCGGTTCGATCTTCGGCTGCAGGAAACCGCCGATCGGGATCGGCTGGTGTTCGAGGTGGAACATCGAG contains these protein-coding regions:
- a CDS encoding 2-keto-4-pentenoate hydratase — protein: MDASTLQEAAAALLSAYETGKPIAPLIETYPAATLEDAYRIQQRVVRHWAERGDGVRGHKVGLASAAMQRQMGVDQPDYGHLTGSMFHLEHQPIPIGGFLQPKIEPEIAFVLGSRLRGPGVTVADALRAVDFVVPALEIVDSRIQDWRISIVDTIADNASSGGVVLGSRPTAIGDIDLRLVGCVLHQNGEIAATGAGGAVLGSPVNALVWLANTVGPLGVALEPGHVVLPGSMTRAIPVSPGDTVVATMAGLGSVTAKFSGEERP